TCAAACTCTCCCTTGTATTTGGCACCAGCAGTCAATGCCCCTAGGTCCAAGGCAAATAATCTGGAATTGGCCAATACATTTGGGACATCTCCATCGATGATTCTTTGAgcaacaccttcaacaatcGAAGTCTTACCAACCCCGGCTTCACCAATCAATACCGAATTGgatttggttcttctggcCAAAACCCGTATGACTCttctgatttcttcttctcttccgATAACCGGGTCAATCTTACCTTCTCTGGCCTTTTCAGTCAAGTCTTCACAatacttgttcaagaactcaaatgaagaagacgagTCGGCTTGCCTAGAATCGATTCGTTGGTTTCCTCTTAATTCTATGGCTTGAGTCTTTATAACATCAGGTTTGATTCCACACTCTTTTAAAATATCTTTAATCGACAGGTCCTCCAATAATGCCAACAAAAGATGATCTTGGGCGATATAATTATCCTTTTGTTGagctttgattttggtggcaTTTTGCAACACTTGACCCGTTTGGTAACTGGGTCTTATATCATCAGGAGGAGGGTTCTGACTGGGCATTCTCACCAAGTGTTTGTTGACTGCTCTTTCGAAGTCACCCCACTCATACCGAGATTTTTGGATCAAGGTCTTCAAGTAGGGAACTGAGttctcatcatcagttGGTACCATTGCAGCCAAAAAGTGCAAGGGCGTCAACTGGGAATGAGCATTCTCTTTAGCTAATTGACTagcattgttgatgattcttAATGCATTATCCGTGAATTGTGTTTCGTCCATTGTAATTTAGTTGGTAAAAAAAGATGTTTGTTCGACAAACTGAGAAGGATATTATATACTTATCGCTGATCGTGGGTGGTGTGGTTGTTCTAGCGATTGCCAGAACTGTCTGGAAAACTTGAGGACGTGTTAGAACCATCTAGATCTTTTTCGCGGCAACTTGTAGTGTGTCAGTTGGTTGCGGCTTCTCATAGTACCGACACAAAGTGGCTTGAGGCATGGAAGAAGCCTCTCCTTTTGAACTCCTTCATTACATCAATAATTCTTTTGCTGGCCATATAGTTTTTAACCAGAGCTCTTGGATTATCGTTTTTGGGCCAAATAAGCCAGGCAGATATTTTGGCGCGCACGACCCACCCCCACTACTCTCTTCAACAGCTTTGCTTCGAGGTACTTCTTCCATGAACATATTCTCGGGAATCTCCTCTATCTTCAACGGATTTTGTGTGTTTTTATTACTCATTTTAAAAATGTTTAATATTTGAAGATAACTGCTTAACCTTTTTGTAATTTTCacaatttttcaactgtTCTACAAGTCAAGAGTAACAACCAAGATCCTTTAAGATGATTATTCAAATGGTTTTTGCTGTGTTTAACTTTCGAAAACCTGTTAATCACCTCCTGTTCCTATGAAAGAGATGTAGTTCTTTTTAGAAAAATACTTTAAAAAGTCACCACATTTATAGATTTTGCATCAAATGGTTACGCCTGCCCAAACTCAAACCCTAAGAATATGTCGTGTTCATGGCATCAGGGAGTCGTGTTGAGGAGAGAAGTTCTGAAAATAATTTCCCAGCGACGAGAAGAGAAGCCTTTATGGCCAAGTTGTATTCTTCAGGAAAAAGAACAGGGGATAAATTAGATAACTTAAGAATCGAAACCCCGTTCACTTGCCCTGCTCCCTCCCCACGCCCCCTACTTCTCTTACTAACGGGCTACAGGTGGGTGGTATTGCCATGTAACTTTAACAAATGATGAGCGATACGTATCTCTGGGATGCAGGAAGTATCGCTCTAAGTAGCGATACGTATCTGTTAACAAAAGAAGCCTTTatggccaagttggtaAGGCACCTCACTAGTAATGAGGAGATCGTCAGTTCGAATCTGGCTGAAGGCattttttttgatttcaccCTTATTCTTATAACTAAAGCAATGGAAAAGTTAGCTTAACTTTCTATGTGTTATTAGACCTTCTTTGAACACCAAGATTCCAATGGTGTTTTAGGCAAACTGCCCTTTTATTTCATCAACTCTCTATCTCTTATTGTGCGCGACATTTTAGCTCAGCTCAGCTCCAGTTCGATACTCACCTGGTTTTTTAAAATTTCACATAAACAGAGTATTTGTTTAGTAGGATGTCATCAGAGTCTCAGATAACAAGCGAGAAGATCATAGCAGACTCTGTGAGCCACCAAATAAAACTCGAAAAGCCTCAACAATCCATTGAAGATCTCGAAGAGCTACAGTCCCTTCAACTCACCAAACGAACAGAATACGAACAACAACTTAACAAAAACAGATTGAACTACGGCCAGTGGATACGATATGCCAAATGGGAGGTTGAATTCTgcaatgatttcaaacgGGCCAGATCCATCTATGAAAGAGCATTACTGGTTAATGTGGAGCATGTTCCATTCTGGATCAACTATATCAAGTTCGAATTATCCAACAATAACATAAACCACGCTAGAAACATTCTTGATAGAGCGGTGGCGATTCTACCGAAGATTGATAAGTTCTGGTTCTTGTATGTGCAAACAGAAGAAACCCTTCAAAACTATAACAAAGTCAGACAATTATTTAAGAGCTGGATTACTTGGAAACCACCTGCCACGGTATGGGATGCATACGTGAACTTTGAGAAAAGGTACGATGAAACAGACAATATCAGGGAGATATTCGAGCAGTACATTTTGTATTTTCCCGAAGGAAAGACCTGGATGACCTGGATAAATTTTGAGTTGAGAGTCGGCGATATCCAGTACATACGAAATGTGCTTGAGTTGGCGGTAGATAGCATATTGAAATCTAACCCTAATGATGAGAAATTGCCAGCAATTATTGAAAAGTGGACCAGATGGGAGTTCAAACAGAAAGAGGTGGAACGGGCAAATGAGATCTTCAGATTCATCCTTGATAAATCAAAATTTCAGTTTGACTCCAACCAATACCAACTCCTATTACATGAATTCACTAATTTTGAGTCAAAGTTTGGAGATGAGAACTCTCTCTCTGTGAATGTGCAATTGAAGCgtaagttgaagtacaTTTCAAGTATCGAGAAAAATCCCCAGGACGTTGACTCATGGTGGTTACTTCTAGACTTATTACTGGGAGACGAGCTCAATGAGTATATGAAGAAGGCCATATCACCCGAAAATGCCCCCAAAGATACGTCTAAAACCGTCGTCTGGAGAAGGTATAtctttttgtggataaGAAATTCTTTCCATCAAGAGTTTACATTGGGAAATATCGAAGCTGCCCGTCAAGTGTGGGTGGAGTGTCTAAAAGTAATACCCAAGCAAATAATGTTTGCTAAAATATGGATCGAGTACAGtgagtttgaaatcagaaaCGGCGAAGATGGGATCAATAAAGCTAGGAAAGTGTTAGGAAGAGCAATTGGAATCATGAAACAGCCTAAAAAAAAGATATTTAAGCATTATATCGATTTTGAGAGAAAACTAGGCGAATGGGATAGAATAAGAAAGATCTACGAAAAGTGGTTTGAGTTGAGCTTGATAAACAATTTTCTGGCTTTGAAAGTCCTCCTTGAGTACATCGATTTTGAGAAAAGTCTACAAGAATATGACAGATGTGAAGCCATATATAAGCTTGGACTCCAGTTAATGGAGGAAGATTTGGTTGCTGACAAACTAACACCATTCGATTTTCTCTGTATTTCTTTTATTGACTTTTGCAAAGAGCAGTTTGAGTATCCAAAGGCCCGGAAGTTGTTCGAAGATTTGTTGCTTGATCACGACAATGTCAAAGTGTGGATTTCTTATGCAAACTTTGAAAGCTCAATTCCAAACGACAGgcaattggaagaattcAATACCAATACAGACGAGGAGTTTGCATTTGAGCTTGAGGAAGATCAGAAGAGCAATACTCGAAAGGTGTTTGAAAGAGCCTTATCTCACTAcaaaaaacttgaaaaggATGAAGAACGGGTTATTATTCTCGAAGCGTGGAAAAGTTATGAGCAGACCAATGGAGATGTAGAGTCTACTAGCTcagttgaaaagaagtttccCGATATTGTCAAGAGAACTAAAGTTGTTGACAATATTAACCAGGAATACTTGGAATACGTGTTTCCCCAAGATAAATCCACGATTCCAAACCTTAGTAAGTTCTTACAAAATGCTCGAAACTGGGCTTCTGCAAGTAAtagttgatcaaaaactttgtATATTAGCATTTAGATAGAAATGGATGAATGAATTGGAAATATGAAGCTAAACTCGGGCACCACCTCTTAAGGTTAATACCAAGTGCAACGAAGCACCGGCAGTAATTCCACTTTCTTGAATAGTGGCTCCATCATTGAGAGAGTTTCCCCCGAAAATCAATCTCTGTTGGGAGGGAGGGATTccttccttttcttccatgAGCTCTTTCACGTGTATCACCTTATCTGTAGGTTCCACGTCAATAGGGATATCTCTGCCTGTCAAGGTCTTGACTTTAATCTGCAtcttttcaaaggaatATGTTTCTCAGGAATCTTGGTTTGGATTCATTCGCACTAAATATCTTCGCTTTAGGTCAATGTTGCCTACTCCGATTTTAAAGGATTTGGATTACGATAACGTATACGAGCCATCAGAAGACTCTTTCCTCCTTCTAGACTGCTTCGAAGATGAAAACACATTTTTGTCCCAGAAATTCGGAATTGGAAGTCCAATTATCACCGAAATAGGAACTGGCTCAGGCATCGTCACCAgctttttgatgaaaaatataTTACCCAATGGTTTTTACGTGGCCACCGATGTCAACCCTCACGCATGTGTTTCCAGTATCAATACTATTCGGTTGAACAACCCTGACTCTGCCAAAATTGACGTGTGTCAAATGAGTTTAACCACAGCTATACTTCCACATACCATAGATATATTGATATTTAATCCTCCTTACGTGCCGGCAGAAGAGGTTCCTGAAATTCCTCAACAATACAGGGATAGTAGGTGGCTAGACTTGGCGTTATTAGGAGGTTCTGATGGAATGGAAGTCACATGGCAGCTACTAGATCTGTTAGATAGTATCATTAGCGAGACCGGTTTGGCGTATATTCTATTTTGTGCACGAAACAAGCCAGATTTGGTGAAATTAGAGATGGAGAAACGAATGTGGGTGGTGGATAAGATCATAGAGAGGAAGGCTGGTTGGGAGGTGTTGAGCGTATTACGATTtatgaagaggaaaaacTAGATAATAGAATACTCCATTTTTCCTGGCGTAGAAAATGTAGGATTACTCCCTTCGTGTAACAGAATACAACATTGTTTGAGGGATCTTACACATCTCAGAACCCTCTATTTTTATACAAATGTGCCCAGACTCTTTGAAGTACCTCCATCTCATCAGTCGCATTAAATTGAAAATCCATCGCACACACTATGTATCAAGGATCTTGGGATGACAGAAGATCAGATTCCAATCGAGCCCAGCAAGTGGGAGAAAGCTCTTACTCAGGATTACGTGACAGAGGAAGAGTATCCTCCAGGAGCGATAACCGATACGCCAATTACAGCTCATATTCATCAGAACCTCAAAGTGAGTCGTCCAAGAAGACATTCTGGTCAGGTGAACCCAGTCGATTCAAAACCGTACAAGACAAACAAATCGATACTATAATAGTGGGGCATTTGACCAGTGAACAAATCAGTGCATACCAGCAGTTTTTCCGAGTGGAAGAAATTTCAACGGTGCTACGGACTGCTCTGCAAAATCGCCAGGATTTGTTGAGTTTATTGCCATCTGGAAACATTCAAAATACTAGTTTAAGAAGAGAACCATCGCCTCCTCCCAAATATGACAGCAGTGGTAATAGAACCAATACTCGCGAGATGAGGGTACGTGAAGCATTGGAGAAGGAAAGACATTATCTCGTCGAGTTAGCAGCTGGCAGTATCAAGGATTATTTACCTCCTTTTGATTACCAGAAAGCCCAAAAAACCATGGAAAAGTTATATATTCCTCATAAGGACTACCCCGATATCAACTTTGTTGGGTTCTTATTGGGTCCCAGAGGAAATACCTTGAAAAAACTCGAATCTGAAAGTGGTGCTAAGCTAGGCATCAGAGGAATAGGGTCCACAAAGGACGGCAAATCCTCCAGTCCGAGACTCTTAGCTAATTCCAACTCACATAATTCAGATTCAGCAGAGGACGATTTGCATGTGGAGATAATGGCTGATAGCCAGCTGAAAATTGCTAAAGCTATCCAATTAGTgaatgaaatcattgaaaagATGATCTCGTCTCCTGTTCATCAAAATGATCTTAAGCGTGAACAATTGAGAGAGTTGGCTGTTTTGAATGGTACATTAAGAGAAACCAAACCATTTGATCCAAATAGATTCAACAAGGACCAAAGCAGGCCTAGCTTTGATATCTCCAGAATCGTCTGCAAAATCTGCGGAAATATTGGTCATTTTGCAAGAGACTGTAAGCTTAAGAGCGAAGGAagtcaagaacaacaaggTTACAGACATGAAGCATCTCCAGATACAGAAAATGACCCAGAGGAATCTCTTCCTCCTTGGAAAAGGGCCAAAACGGAAACAACACCCACATCTACCCCTGTACCTACTTTACCTCCAGCTCCGTTCATCTCTACATCTTCAGCTCCAAGAGCTCCTCCTCCTGGTTACAGaccttcaccacctccGCCAGTGGTGCAGAAACCTCCTCCACCGTCGGGTGTTGTACAAAAACCTCCACTACCATCGGGTGtggatgttgaaaaaccaccacctccaacttcaatgccTCggaaaccaccaccaccatccTCCGTGCCTAAGAAACCGCCACCACCGGCTACACCAGACCAACAGAAACCAAATCCACCTCcaaatggtgaaaaaccaccacctccacaCCAAAAATTCAAACCAGCTCCTCCTTCGAACTAAAAGTTTTATAGAGTTTATAATATACGAATTATGAATACAACTGGTTTATGGCCTAGTACAGGTGTTAGGCTGCCGATTTGGAAGGTTGGATAAAAAAATTCCGATGCCGGGAGTCGAACCCGGGTCTGCTGTGTGAAAGACAACCGTGCTAGCCGTTACACTACATCGGAGAGCTTGACTTCGAAAATGGTACCATGATATTCACCTTATTAAATGCTTTTACAGATGGGTTCTAGTAGTAACGTATTACTGTTGAATAGTTAGCTAAGCTTAATAGCGAGTCAGGAGAAATTGGCCTCTTTTTATACTAGAAtccaatcttcttgaatAAGGCTTTCTCATGTTTCTCTCCATCTCTTATGTTTCAGATAAAAAGATTATCCACTCAATTAAGCCCTCCTAAAACTTCCTTAAACATCACACATTACTACATCGTGTGGGTGATGATGTTAAAGTAACCACCTGTAGAAGATTTAGTCTTCAGATTTTGGGTTATGGGCCTTAAAGTGAAGTATACCTGAATGGATAATGAGAGTAATAGACTTAGGTGTTGAACACTAGATGTTTTTAAGTAATTACTTTTATGCAAGCTTAAGTCTAGATTCCCAACAAGTTGAGGGACCACTTATATCTATTAGTATCTAGACATATAGAGGCTTATTAGTGATCTTTCAGCAGTTTATTTTCAGCAGATCGAAGCTTTTTGAGGATTGTGGAGGATAGCTAGGAGACAAATATCATTATCCATTGCACAATATCTGATTCAATCTTGATCTAGCCATCTTTTATTGTCACGATAAGAGTCAACAGACCAGTGTTCAATCATCTGAGCGCATAACTGTCCAAATGCTTGCTTGtgttttttcaaactcaatggGTGCAAAAGCAGCGAAAGTATTTATAAGTGGAGAAAAACGTGGGTATAGTGAACTGGTCAAGATACCACTAGGATGTTGCTTCATGGACGAAACCCACGTATCTAATTCAATATCATTAAACTCCAAGGtttcggtgggtgtatgggcCAGAACTTCATTCTGCAGCTTTGTGACTGTCATTGTTTGTCTCTTTCCTCTTGTGGGCTTCTCGAGCAATCTAGAAAGGTTCTTGCTCCTTTTAAAAGCATTCATCCTAAGAGAGTATTAAATAAAATGTGAGATTTGCGTTCGATATGTGTTTCGATTTGTGCATCAATTTACGCTTCAAAGTGAAAAACACGAAAAGGGCCCAAATTATCTTATATGtatttgttcaaatactcTGTGCAAAGGATATTCTGAGTATGTATATATTGTACGTTATTTGTGATCGTTAACAAGTTTAATTCGTCGAGACATTTAATCTCTaatctttggtgatcaaatccaagtttTCATAAACGGCTCCAGCAGACTTGTATAAATCGGAAGCAGTGATTCCTTTCTGAGAGGCTTCATTGTCTTTCAACTGTTGTAACATTAATCTGActttttctctttctttgtATCCATGCAAACACTCAAAGTAATCATCGAATTGGGGAAGACATTCCTTCTTGGAAACGGTATCAGCAGACGTATAGCAGGCAGCTAACGTTTGGAACTCATAGAAACACTTTCTTGTACCTCCTGATCTGGAATATGGCTGCATTTTTAGTTAGTTAAAACTTATGTGCTAATTATTAAATGAAATAGTTCTATTGGACCGCTGAAATTTTTTGGTGAGAACTGGATAAAAACGGGTAGCGCACGATTATACTGCTCTTTGGGATCTTTTGAGAGATCTTTTTGCAGTCATCTAGTTTTTATATTTTTACATGACATTATACATAAGCTAAAAGTTCACGAATACATTCTTTGACTTGATAATACAATGGTCCAAACTGACCTTTGATCTCAATGTCTCCTGTATCATCTCCGTCATTAGATCCATAAGTAATTTTACTGATTGAAATAGTATCGTTGACGACCAAAGTTCCTTCTCCTTTGAATTCAGCATTCATATTCTTACTCATAAGCTTTCGCTTGAGTTCAGGAAGCCGAATATTACCTATAGCAAGCTTGTTTTTATTGGCACCTGAAGGTAACTtttctgttgatgaaggatCAACTGGTTTTAATGTGAATTCACTAGattgattcaaaatattGTTGATAGTTTTTTGTCTCTTGTGATTCGCTTTCTTATAACGAACTTCCAACTGACCTTGAACCTGTGCAACCCTGTAACTGCCATCGATGGTGTGCCACTGTAATTGATCAGAAACCGCATCGTCCAACTTAACCTCAAAATCTCCCACATCCAATCCATTATCGTCACTTCCAATAGTGATTTTACTATTAGACTCTAAAGGTAAGATCTCCATCTTACTAGTCTTGATATTTCCCAAATTTCCAGCTCTGATTGCCTCTAACGACATGAACCTAACCGATTTCAATATCGAGCTCTTAGCATCATTTTGTTGGCTTTGAGCCTGTTGTAGTTTCAAAACCTGTTCAATCTTTAAAGTACCATTTGCTTCAGGGTCATCTTTTGTTTCAGCATCGACACTTGTGTCAGGCAACAAAAGTAAATTTGATGGcttcaaggaagaaatgaTCAAGCTCAAAGATCTCAAATCTACCAATCCAGACAAGTCAACAAATGACAACCCACATCTGATCAGGATCTTCTGTGAGTTGTTGGCAGAATAAGTTGAGCCAGAAGAAGCTATCGCCACTCTTTTACGAGGATGAAACAATGCGTCCAAATTTCTCTTTATGATCTCATTATTCAACATCTCTTGAGGGGTCAAtttgttttggttttggttaCCATCTAGTGAGTCATTATTAGTACCCCAGCTCCTAGCACCAGCTCTTTTATTCTCCAAGCTGAATTTAGTATTAGTATCATCTTTTTTCTCAAAGTCTTTGGGGTTAATAATTGCTCCATaatcatcaaagtcttgTTTATCTTTATTGGCAAAAAAGGGAAACATAGCATGTCTAGGTCTCAAtttattggtgatttttATATCCAATGGTAAGTTCTGTTCGAAGGAACTCTTAATACTTTCAGTTACTAAAGCTTCATGAGCGGCTGCATCATCTACAGCTATAGCTGGAACAGTACCATTGGTTGTAGTTGGAGAAACGGTTTCTATCTTTACATCGACTTTTTTGATGTCTTCAGTTCCTGGGGTTGTAGCTTGGCTTTCCGCGGTCTCTAATGGAGCCACAGGCaaatcgtcatcatcatcatcatcatcatcatcatcatcagatgATGAGctatcttcaaagttttcaCCAGTCAAGACCTTATTTTTACGATCTCTCACTTGCTCGATTAACTTCTGTTTCCgcttcaagttgatcttctcTCTGAAATCGGTCAACTCATTACCGACCAAGTCTTCCTCTAGGGACCAGTCGCTCAAATCTATCTGGGTTTCCAAAGGTACAGCGAttccatcttcaatattGCCTTCGTTTTTTGATTTACAAAGCCTGATCCATTCCTGGTACAACTTGTGATTGACATTATTATCATAACCGAAATGTGTCTTTTCTGTTAAAATAATTGTAGTCTTTTCATCGTTACATAAAACTCTCAAAGCTTCAGACGATAACTCACCACTGTTCAAATCCACACCCGACGTGAACACTACTTTAGGTCCGGCCATCTGGGTTAACTCATAAGGAGTAGAAACCAAATCCACCTTGGAAGGATCAAATGGGAAGTGGTTTCTGTTTCCAGTATTGGTGACTATGGAATTTGCattttccaactctttggaAAGGCTTGGTGACATCCattccaacaagtttgtaGCGTATCTCAACACATTTGTACCACTATAAGACAAGAACAACACTGGGATTGGAGCACTCTGGAGATGCTCATCCACCAAGTGCAATAGTTCCAAGAACCTTCCACTGATAGTTGTGGGCAACAACACGGTTCCTCCGTTGGCAAGAGTACCGTCTACTAATTGTAAAAACTTCTCGGATCTTTTTTTGTGGGATAAGTTAGAGCCCACGTCGGTCCCCGTAACTAAAGCGGTTGGTCTCACTAATTGAGAGAGTGGATTTCCTGTGGATGACGATAAGAAACTAGCGGCACTCAAAAATGAGTCTTTGGAGTGGTTCCAGCTTGGAGCATAGATGattttttccaactttctttgaagaagccaaaagCTACCTCCCAAAGTATGTCCCGAGTTATAGGGAGTGATAGCTAATCTCTCCAATGCATTTGTAGACTGATAATACTTTAAGCTGATCACTCGATCAAAATATTCGTCCACATCACTCACTTCTAAAACTGCATCCTTCAAAGGACCTATGAGTCCTACCGATCGATATAATTCCACAGTCGACACTCTTCCTAATTGACTTACCGCTGATGTGGCATACACCTTGAT
Above is a window of Yamadazyma tenuis chromosome 1, complete sequence DNA encoding:
- the MTQ2 gene encoding S-adenosylmethionine-dependent methyltransferase (BUSCO:EOG09264XVU; COG:J; EggNog:ENOG503NUJD), with the translated sequence MLPTPILKDLDYDNVYEPSEDSFLLLDCFEDENTFLSQKFGIGSPIITEIGTGSGIVTSFLMKNILPNGFYVATDVNPHACVSSINTIRLNNPDSAKIDVCQMSLTTAILPHTIDILIFNPPYVPAEEVPEIPQQYRDSRWLDLALLGGSDGMEVTWQLLDSLDSIISETGLAYILFCARNKPDLVKLEMEKRMWVVDKIIERKAGWEVLSVLRFMKRKN
- a CDS encoding uncharacterized protein (COG:S; EggNog:ENOG503P55N); protein product: MQPYSRSGGTRKCFYEFQTLAACYTSADTVSKKECLPQFDDYFECLHGYKEREKVRLMLQQLKDNEASQKGITASDLYKSAGAVYENLDLITKD
- a CDS encoding uncharacterized protein (COG:A; EggNog:ENOG503NTZU; BUSCO:EOG09263MEM) — encoded protein: MYQGSWDDRRSDSNRAQQVGESSYSGLRDRGRVSSRSDNRYANYSSYSSEPQSESSKKTFWSGEPSRFKTVQDKQIDTIIVGHLTSEQISAYQQFFRVEEISTVLRTASQNRQDLLSLLPSGNIQNTSLRREPSPPPKYDSSGNRTNTREMRVREALEKERHYLVELAAGSIKDYLPPFDYQKAQKTMEKLYIPHKDYPDINFVGFLLGPRGNTLKKLESESGAKLGIRGIGSTKDGKSSSPRLLANSNSHNSDSAEDDLHVEIMADSQSKIAKAIQLVNEIIEKMISSPVHQNDLKREQLRELAVLNGTLRETKPFDPNRFNKDQSRPSFDISRIVCKICGNIGHFARDCKLKSEGSQEQQGYRHEASPDTENDPEESLPPWKRAKTETTPTSTPVPTLPPAPFISTSSAPRAPPPGYRPSPPPPVVQKPPPPSGVVQKPPLPSGVDVEKPPPPTSMPRKPPPPSSVPKKPPPPATPDQQKPNPPPNGEKPPPPHQKFKPAPPSN
- the CLF1 gene encoding NineTeen Complex (NTC) component (COG:A; EggNog:ENOG503NVIZ), with amino-acid sequence MSSESQITSEKIIADSVSHQIKLEKPQQSIEDLEELQSLQLTKRTEYEQQLNKNRLNYGQWIRYAKWEVEFCNDFKRARSIYERALSVNVEHVPFWINYIKFELSNNNINHARNILDRAVAILPKIDKFWFLYVQTEETLQNYNKVRQLFKSWITWKPPATVWDAYVNFEKRYDETDNIREIFEQYILYFPEGKTWMTWINFELRVGDIQYIRNVLELAVDSILKSNPNDEKLPAIIEKWTRWEFKQKEVERANEIFRFILDKSKFQFDSNQYQLLLHEFTNFESKFGDENSLSVNVQLKRKLKYISSIEKNPQDVDSWWLLLDLLSGDELNEYMKKAISPENAPKDTSKTVVWRRYIFLWIRNSFHQEFTLGNIEAARQVWVECLKVIPKQIMFAKIWIEYSEFEIRNGEDGINKARKVLGRAIGIMKQPKKKIFKHYIDFERKLGEWDRIRKIYEKWFELSLINNFSALKVLLEYIDFEKSLQEYDRCEAIYKLGLQLMEEDLVADKLTPFDFLCISFIDFCKEQFEYPKARKLFEDLLLDHDNVKVWISYANFESSIPNDRQLEEFNTNTDEEFAFELEEDQKSNTRKVFERALSHYKKLEKDEERVIILEAWKSYEQTNGDVESTSSVEKKFPDIVKRTKVVDNINQEYLEYVFPQDKSTIPNLSKFLQNARNWASASNS
- a CDS encoding uncharacterized protein (BUSCO:EOG09260MBW; COG:A; EggNog:ENOG503NXAZ); amino-acid sequence: MFTFTLLTPADGHSSKASLMTIDGDVNILADISWNGKDHHDLDYLQDTLKSVNLVLLSHSTPEFIGGYALLCLKFPELMKNIKVYATSAVSQLGRVSTVELYRSVGLIGPLKDAVLEVSDVDEYFDRVISLKYYQSTNALERLAITPYNSGHTLGGSFWLLQRKLEKIIYAPSWNHSKDSFLSAASFLSSSTGNPLSQLVRPTALVTGTDVGSNLSHKKRSEKFLQLVDGTLANGGTVLLPTTISGRFLELLHLVDEHLQSAPIPVLFLSYSGTNVLRYATNLLEWMSPSLSKELENANSIVTNTGNRNHFPFDPSKVDLVSTPYELTQMAGPKVVFTSGVDLNSGELSSEALRVLCNDEKTTIILTEKTHFGYDNNVNHKLYQEWIRLCKSKNEGNIEDGIAVPLETQIDLSDWSLEEDLVGNELTDFREKINLKRKQKLIEQVRDRKNKVLTGENFEDSSSSDDDDDDDDDDDDLPVAPLETAESQATTPGTEDIKKVDVKIETVSPTTTNGTVPAIAVDDAAAHEALVTESIKSSFEQNLPLDIKITNKLRPRHAMFPFFANKDKQDFDDYGAIINPKDFEKKDDTNTKFSLENKRAGARSWGTNNDSLDGNQNQNKLTPQEMLNNEIIKRNLDALFHPRKRVAIASSGSTYSANNSQKISIRCGLSFVDLSGLVDLRSLSLIISSLKPSNLLLLPDTSVDAETKDDPEANGTLKIEQVLKLQQAQSQQNDAKSSILKSVRFMSLEAIRAGNLGNIKTSKMEILPLESNSKITIGSDDNGLDVGDFEVKLDDAVSDQLQWHTIDGSYRVAQVQGQLEVRYKKANHKRQKTINNILNQSSEFTLKPVDPSSTEKLPSGANKNKLAIGNIRLPELKRKLMSKNMNAEFKGEGTLVVNDTISISKITYGSNDGDDTGDIEIKGQFGPLYYQVKECIRELLAYV